A portion of the Acidisarcina polymorpha genome contains these proteins:
- a CDS encoding TolC family protein, with protein MTSGRFGSLVILLSLALGGFALRAQTAPAPLTLEQALALARTRNPSLLSGRQHVTATRASEVTAGFRQNPSFTLSGADVSLPANNPANPYSYTANVSRLFERGEKRRWRLDVARAATDVTQSQYGDTERQTILQVKQAFTNMLAAKAALKIAGDNLASYSRTVDLSKARLNAGDISATDFDRIDLQLAEFEADTNAAKLDLIQASDQLQLLLGIARSTTTFDITGTLDPPALTQTLEQMEQSALAARPDYQAAVQSVRVADASIHLADAEGTTDPTVGGEYERTATYNSAGFQISIPLRVFDRNQGEKERTRYEAQASRFAETAARNQVINDVDQAWAGYEAAVEMATRYNNHFVAEAQRVRDNLEYSYRHGGTTLLDYLDALRDYRQVNLGALTANQQVWLSIHQLSFAAATEILP; from the coding sequence ATGACCAGTGGCCGATTCGGAAGCCTGGTCATCCTGCTCTCACTGGCCCTTGGCGGCTTTGCCCTCCGTGCCCAGACGGCGCCTGCCCCTTTGACCCTGGAACAGGCTCTCGCGTTGGCCCGCACCAGGAATCCTTCTTTGCTTTCGGGGCGGCAGCACGTCACCGCCACCCGAGCCAGCGAGGTGACAGCAGGTTTTCGGCAGAATCCCAGCTTTACGCTTTCCGGCGCCGACGTTTCGTTGCCGGCCAACAACCCCGCCAATCCGTATTCTTATACCGCGAACGTCTCTCGGCTGTTCGAGCGCGGCGAGAAACGGCGGTGGCGTCTCGACGTCGCCCGCGCTGCGACCGATGTTACGCAGAGCCAGTATGGGGATACGGAGCGCCAGACTATCTTGCAGGTGAAACAAGCCTTCACCAACATGCTGGCCGCTAAAGCCGCACTCAAGATCGCAGGCGATAACCTGGCCAGCTACAGTAGGACAGTGGACCTGAGCAAAGCACGACTGAATGCCGGAGACATAAGCGCCACCGACTTCGATCGCATCGACTTGCAGCTCGCGGAGTTCGAAGCCGATACCAACGCTGCAAAGCTGGATCTCATTCAGGCGAGCGACCAGCTTCAATTGCTGCTGGGCATCGCAAGGTCTACCACCACTTTTGACATTACCGGCACCCTCGACCCTCCCGCTCTGACTCAGACCTTGGAGCAGATGGAGCAATCCGCGCTGGCAGCGCGTCCCGACTATCAGGCTGCGGTGCAGTCGGTGCGCGTGGCCGACGCCAGCATTCACTTGGCTGATGCCGAGGGGACCACGGACCCCACCGTCGGCGGCGAATACGAGCGCACCGCGACCTACAACAGCGCGGGATTTCAAATATCCATCCCGCTGCGCGTCTTCGATCGCAACCAGGGTGAGAAAGAACGCACCCGTTATGAAGCACAGGCGAGCCGCTTTGCGGAGACGGCCGCACGCAACCAGGTGATCAATGACGTCGATCAAGCATGGGCAGGCTATGAAGCCGCTGTCGAGATGGCTACGCGCTACAACAACCACTTCGTCGCCGAAGCGCAGCGGGTCCGGGACAATCTTGAATACAGCTATCGCCACGGAGGCACGACGCTGCTCGACTACCTCGACGCTCTGCGCGATTACCGCCAAGTCAATCTGGGCGCTTTGACGGCCAACCAGCAGGTCTGGCTTAGCATTCATCAACTCAGCTTTGCTGCCGCCACGGAGATATTGCCATGA
- a CDS encoding efflux RND transporter periplasmic adaptor subunit, with the protein MKWRTLAVAVASPLFFLAGCKHEESPTEGSAQVQSVIETITVHPQPVSNQLLLAAHVMANPTSVVHLFPPISGRVVALKVLPGQEVIKGQELGMLQSSNAAQARSDFEKAKIEAARADLQLQRGKELLQHEVLAQRDYDDLKALDDADHAELNRARQALVMLGFSEDSTSDVIPIRSPITGVVLDVGTGTGELQRSLDNATAIATIADINPIWVVGDLYPRDLASVKVGQPVDVTVTGYPGQVYHRVIDNISDAVDPATLTLKVRIVLPNSGHKLKPQMYATIAVTNQKGNAIVVPSTAVIQNGKATFVFVQSSPGKYVRRDVTLGAVHDTTDEIIHGLEDGDKVVSTGAELLRESED; encoded by the coding sequence ATGAAATGGCGCACACTAGCCGTAGCTGTCGCATCCCCTCTTTTCTTTCTTGCGGGCTGCAAACACGAGGAGTCCCCGACCGAAGGGTCCGCACAAGTGCAGAGTGTCATCGAGACAATCACCGTCCATCCTCAACCTGTCTCCAATCAGCTGTTGCTGGCTGCACATGTCATGGCCAACCCCACCTCTGTTGTTCACCTATTCCCTCCAATCAGCGGACGCGTTGTGGCGCTCAAGGTTTTGCCGGGCCAGGAAGTCATCAAAGGACAAGAGCTCGGCATGCTACAGAGCAGCAATGCAGCGCAGGCACGATCGGACTTTGAGAAAGCGAAGATTGAAGCCGCGCGCGCGGATCTCCAATTGCAGCGTGGTAAGGAGCTCCTGCAGCATGAAGTCCTGGCCCAACGCGACTACGATGACCTCAAAGCCCTCGACGATGCCGACCACGCCGAGCTGAATCGAGCTCGGCAGGCGCTCGTGATGCTCGGCTTCTCTGAAGACTCTACGTCGGATGTGATTCCAATCCGCTCCCCGATAACCGGAGTCGTTCTTGATGTCGGCACGGGCACGGGCGAGCTGCAGCGCTCTCTCGATAACGCCACGGCAATCGCCACTATTGCGGACATCAATCCGATCTGGGTGGTAGGCGATCTCTATCCGCGCGATCTGGCGTCGGTCAAAGTCGGCCAGCCGGTGGATGTGACCGTAACCGGATATCCGGGACAGGTATACCACCGCGTCATCGACAACATCTCCGACGCCGTCGATCCCGCGACGTTGACGTTGAAAGTACGTATTGTGCTGCCAAATTCGGGGCACAAGCTCAAGCCGCAAATGTATGCCACAATCGCGGTGACCAATCAGAAAGGCAACGCCATTGTCGTTCCATCCACAGCGGTGATTCAGAATGGCAAGGCTACTTTCGTCTTTGTCCAGAGTTCACCTGGCAAGTATGTACGCCGGGATGTCACACTCGGCGCGGTCCACGACACCACCGACGAAATTATCCACGGGCTTGAGGACGGCGACAAGGTCGTATCTACCGGAGCCGAGTTGCTGCGCGAGTCGGAGGACTAG